The segment GAGAGAGATGAAATCATTCAATTCATAAAAGATTCTCATAGAGGAATTATGAAAGGGTATTTTAAATCAAACTAGATTTTAAAGTAAAATACCTTAAAAAAAAGTAAAAAATAAATACTTACAATACAATTATTATACTAAAAATAGAAACACGAGAAATGGCAACAACATCAGATATTAGAAACGGACTGTGTATTAAATACAATAACGATATTTATAAAGTAATCGAATTTTTACATGTAAAACCAGGTAAAGGTCCTGCCTTTGTAAGAACTAAGTTAAAAAGTGTTACAAATGGTAAAGTTATTGATAACACGTTTCCTGCTGGTAGAAAAATTGAAGATGTTCGTGTAGAAACTCATAAGTTTCAGTATTTATATAATGATGGAGATACATTTCATTTTATGAATGAACAAGATTATACTCAAATTCAATTGCAAAAAACGGCTTTAGATTCTCCAGAATTAATGAAGGAAGGTGAGGTTGTAACTATTATAATTAATGCTGAAGATGACATGCCTTTATCAGTTGATTTACCTGCAAGTGTTGTTTTGTTGGTAACGCATACAGAACCTGGGGTTAAAGGTAATACAGCAACAAATGCAACAAAACCTGCAACCGTAGAAAGTGGTGCAACAGTTAATGTTCCTTTATTTATTAATGAAGGGGATAAAATTAAAGTTGAAACTACAAAAGGGACTTATCAAGAAAGAATTAAAGAGTAAATTTCCTGATGTCTAAAACAAGAGAAGAAATTAATCAAACTGAAAAAGATTACTGGAATGAAGGTAAACTTCAAAGAAGTAAGATTAAAAAGTTAAGAAGACATGCCTTTTTCTATTCTTATAAAAGAGAAAAGAAAATTTTAAATAAATTGCTAGAAGATTTTAATGATAAGAATGTTTTAGAAATTGGTTCTTATGTTTGGGCTGCTTGGTTTAATGAAAACATAAAGCCTAAAAGTTTATCTTGTATAAATATTTCTGAAGTAGAGTTAGAGAATGGAAAAAAAAATGCTGCAACAAAACCTTTTCCTGTCAAACACCATATAATGGATGCTAATAATTTAACTTTTGAAGATGAAACATTCGATATTGTTTTTGGAGGTGCTATTTTACATCATTTAGATATAGAAAAATCTATTGGCCATATTCATAGAGTATTAAAACCAGGAGGAAAGATTGTTTTTCTTGAGCCATTAAATATGAACCCTTTATATAGGATTTATAGAAAAATGAATCCACAAGAAAGAACCCCAGATGAGCACGCTTTGGTTTCTTCAGATTTTAAAATTATAAGACAAAAATTTTCGTTTAATCATTATTTTTTCGATTTTTTCAGTGTTGTATTTGGTTTTATATCATTAAAAATTTTTGGAGATAAAAATTATGATAATTGGATAAATAAATTAGGATATAATTTAGATGTATTCTTTTCTAAAATTCCATTTTTTCACTCACTTTTTGCAAGAGTAATTATCTATGGAAGTAAAAAATAAGCTTTAATGAAATTTAAAAATCCACAAACCTTACAACAAATAGCTTTATTATTAGAAGTAGATTTTATTGGTAAAACTGATTTCGAAATTTTAGGAATCAATGAAATTCATGTTGTAGAAAAAGGAGATATTGTTTTTGTAGACCACCCAAAATATTATGATAAAGCATTAAATTCTGCAGCTACAACGATTTTAATCAATAAAAAAGTTGATTGTCCTGTTGGAAAATCATTATTAATTTCTGAAGATCCTTTTCGTGATTTTAATAAAATTACGAAACATTTTAATCCTTTTATAGCCTCTAAAGTAAGTATTTCTGAATCTGCAATTATTGGTGAAGGAACAATTATACAACCCAATGTTTTTATTGGAAATAATGTTATTATTGGTAAGCACTGTGTAATTCATCCAAATGTTGCTATTTATGACCATTCAATTATTGGAAACAATGTTACAATTCACGCAAACACAGTTTTAGGAGCAGATGCTTTTTATTACAAAAATCGCCCAGAAGGATTTGATAAATTAATTTCTGGAGGTAGAGTTGTTCTTGAAGATAATGTAGATTTAGGAGCTTCTTGTACAATAGATAAGGGAGTTACTGGAGATACAACGATTGGAGAAGGAACAAAAATTGATAATCAAGTCCATGTTGGACATGATACAATTATCGGAAAAAAATGTTTGATTGCTTCACAAACAGGAATTGCAGGTTGTGTTATTATTGAAGATGAAGTAACAATTTGGGGACAAGTTGGTACAAATAGTGGAATTACAATTGGTAAAGGAGCAATAATATTAGGTCAAACTGGGGTAACAAAATCTGTTGCGGGAGGAAAAAGTTATTTTGGAACTCCAATCTCAGAATCAAGAGTAAAATTAAAAGAATTAGCAGAAATAAAACAAATGATAAAAGAGAGAAAGAATTCTTAATTTTCTTTTATAAAAACTTTCAATAAACTATTTTTGCATAACGAATAAAATTAAATAACCAATGAGCGTTTTAGTAAATAAAGATTCAAAAATTATTGTACAAGGTTTTACTGGTAGTGAAGGTACTTTTCATGCAGGTCAAATGATTGATTATGGTACTAATGTTGTAGGTGGTGTAACTCCAGGAAAAGGCGGTCAAAAGCACTTAGGAAAACCAGTTTTTAATACGGTTGCAGAATCTGTAGAAAAAGTTGGAGCAGATACTTCAATTATTTTTGTACCACCAGCATTTGCTGCTGATGCAATAATGGAATCTGCTGATGCAGGAATTAAAGTAATCATTTGTATTACTGAAGGAATTCCTACTGCTGATATGGTAAAAGTAAAAGCTTATATTGATGGTAAAGAGTGTAGATTAGTGGGGCCTAACTGTCCAGGAGTAATTACTCCAGATGAAGCTAAAGTTGGTATTATGCCAGGTTTTATTTTCAAAAAAGGGAATGTTGGTATCGTTTCTAAATCAGGAACGTTAACATATGAAGCTGCTGATCAAGTTGTAAAACAAGGATTTGGAATTACAACAGCAATTGGTATTGGTGGAGATCCAATTATTGGAACTACAACAAAAGAAGCTGTTGAATTATTAATGAACGATCCAGAAACTGAAGCAATTGTTATGATTGGTGAAATTGGTGGAAATCTAGAAGCTGAAGCTGCAAAATGGATTAAAGCTGATGGTAATAGAAAACCAGTTGTTGGTTTTATAGCAGGACAAACTGCGCCAGCAGGAAGAACAATGGGACATGCAGGTGCTATTGTTGGAGGAGAAGATGATACAGCACAAGCAAAAATGAAAATTTTAGCAGATAATGGAATACACGTTGTTAGTTCTCCAGCTAAAATTGGAGAAATGGTAGCAAAAGTTTTAAAAAAATAATAGTTAAATCTTTTTTTTAAGATTCTCAAAAAAATAAAAATTCCCGATAAATCGGGAATTTTTATTTTATATTTGAATATCAACTAAATACTACAATATGAAATTACTAGATAATAAAACGGCTATTATTACAGGAGCAACAAGAGGAATTGGTCGTGAAATTGCCATTGAATTCGCTAAACAGGGAGCACATGTAGCTTTTACATATAGTTCTTCTGTAGATGCAGCTAATGCTTTAGAAGAGGAATTAAAAGCTTTGGGAGTTTCAGCAAAAGGATATCAATCTAACGCAGCAAACTTTGATGCAGCGCAAGCGTTGGCTAAAAATGTATTAGAAGAGTTTGGTTCAATAGATATTTTGGTAAACAACGCAGGAATTACAAAAGATAATTTGTTAATGCGTATTTCTGAAGATGATTTTGATAAAGTCATTGAAGTAAACTTAAAATCTGTTTTTAATTTAACGAAAGCAGTTATTAGACCAATGATGAAACAACGTAATGGCGCTATTATTAATATGAGTTCTGTTGTAGGTTTAAAAGGAAATGCAGGTCAGTCTAATTATGCGGCATCAAAAGCTGGTATTGTTGGGTTTTCTAAGTCTGTAGCTTTAGAGTTAGGCTCTAGAAACATTAGAAGTAACGTTGTTGCTCCTGGTTTTATAGAAACAGAAATGACTGCGAAATTAGATGAAGCGACTGTACAAGGTTGGAGAGATGGAATTCCTTTAAAAAGAGGAGGACAACCAATAGATATTGCAAATGCATGTGTATTTTTAGCCTCAGACATGAGTTCTTACATTACAGGTCAAACATTATCTGTAGATGGAGGTATGTTGACTTAGAATTTTATTTTTCATAAAAAAAAATAGGACCTGTAACAATTAACGTTGCAGGTTTTTCTTTTTTAGATAGTTCTTTGTTATCTTTCCAAATAAATAGAATAATTTGCAGATAACAACCATTTTATATATAATTATTGCCTTATTACTGAGTATTTCAGTGGCATTCTTTCAATATTTTTATAGCGTAAAAAGTAAGACAAGAATTAATACTTTACTTTTTGTTTTAAAAACATTTAGTTTGTTTTTATTGCTGTTATTACTGATAAACCCTACAATTAAAAATACTGAGTTAAAAAACAGTATCCCAGTTTTAGCTGTTTTGGTTGATAATTCTAAATCTATTCCTTTTTTTAAAGAAGAAAAAAATGTTGAAAATTTTATTGAAGCACTAAATAATAATAAGTCTTTAAACGAAAAGTTTTTAATAAATGAATTCACTTTTGGAAGTTCTTTAAGGGTTTTAGATAGTGTTTCATTTAATGAAAGTGAAACCAATATTTCTGAAGCTATTTTAGCTGTAAATGAATTGAATAAAGATAAAATAGCACCAATAATTTTAATTACTGATGGAAATCAAACCATTGGTAATGATTATGAGTTTATCAACTCTAAACAACCAATTTACCCTCTAGTAGTTGGAGATACAATTAAGTACAGAGATCTAAGAATAAGTCAATTAAATGTAAACAAATACAGTTACATTAAAAATAAATTTCCTGTAGAAGTTTTATTAAATTATGATGGAAAAGAAAAGGTAAATACAACGTTTTCAATTTATAAAAACGGAAAAAGTATTTTTACTCAAAAAGTACAGTTTTCTTCATCAGAAAAATCGAAAACAATTACTGCTAATTTAACATCTACAAAAGAAGGTTTACAATATTATACAGCTTCTGTTAGAAAAATTGCTGATGAAAAAAACACCAAAAATAACACTAAAAACTTCTCGGTAGAAGTTATAAATGAACAGACAAAAGTGTTGATTTTGACATCCGTTTTACATCCAGATATTGGTACTTTAACAAAATCCATAGAAAGTAATAAGCAGCGTTCTGTAGATGTTTTTTTAATAGATAAATTTAAAGGGAATTTAATTAATTATCAATTAGTTATTTTAAATCAACCAACCGCTAAATTTATTTCTATTTTAAATGATTTAAAAAAAGCTAATAGTAATTACTTTATTGTTTCTGGTGTAAATACAGATTGGAAATTCATTAATAAGCAACAGCTTGGTTTTACTAAAAAAGCAATTAATGAAACAGAAAGCTATGGTGCAATTTTTAATGATTCTTTTTTAATTTATCAGCAAAAAAACATTGGTTTTGATCAGTTTCCTCCTCTAAAAGATAAGTTTGGAGAAGTGGTTCTTTCTAAAGAACATCAAAAATTATTGGCGCAAAATATAAATGGAGTTGAAACTGAACAACCTTTATTAGCCACTTTTGAGCAGAACAATAAAAAATGGGCAGTTTTGTTTGGTGAAGGGATTTGGAAATGGCGGTCTGCAAGTTTTTTGAGTAATAATTCATTTCAAGATTTTGATGAATTTATAGGGAATTTAGTTCAATATTTAGCTTCAGATAAAAAAAGAAACCGTTTAGAAGTAAATTCAGAAAGCTTGTATTCGGCTAATTCAACTATTAATTTATCCGCTTTTTATACAGATAAAAATTATAAATTCGATGCGAGAGCTTCATTAGAAATTACAATTACAAATTCAGAAACTAGAGAAATTACAAAACTTCCGTTTTCTTTAGTGAATACTTCTTATCAGATTGAAATTGAGAATCTTATTTCAGGTGATTACACGTATAAAGTTGCTGTAATTGGTCAGGATATTAATAAATATGGAAAATTTAAAATCACTACTTATCAAATTGAAGAACAGTTTACCAATGCAAATTCAGAGAAACTAGAAAAATTAGCAAAAAATTCTGGAGGAATATTGTTTTATAAAAATCAAATTGATGATTTATCAAAAGAACTTTTAGAAAACACAGCATTTTATACAACCCAAAAATCAACGATTAAAGAACAAAATTTGATAGATTGGAAATGGATTTTATTTATTGTAATTGGTTTATTTACTGCAGAATGGTTTATTAGAAAATATTATGGGAAGATTTAAAAACTCAATCAGTATTATTAGGTTTTCCTTATAAATAGCTAGAAATTTGCAGAATAAAACAAGAAAACATTTATGAATTTTCACACAAGAAAATGGGTAAAACCTCAAGATTTAAATCCGAATGGAACTTTGTTTGGAGGCAGGTTATTAGAATGGATTGATGAAGAGTTGGGTATTTATGCCATTATTCAATTAGAAATACCTAGAACAGTTACTAAATACATGTCTGAAATAGATTTTGTTAGTTCTGCAAAACAAGGAGATATTGTAGAAATTGGGATTAAAGTTTTAGCTTTCGGTAATTCGTCTATAACCCTAAAGTGTAGTGTAAGAAATAAATTAACGCATAAAACGATTATAGTAATAGATAAAATTGTGATGGTTTCTTTGGATGAAAATGGCAGCCCTAAAAGTCATGGAAAAACAAAGATTGAGTATGTTAAAGATAGATTAGGTGATAAATAGTGCCTCTTTTTAATTTTGTAGAAGTCCGTTATAGGAAAATAGGGGACATCACCATAATCATACTCATCATTATAGCGCAACAAAAATTATAAGTATTGCTTTTTTTCTGAATATATTCTTTACAATAATAACGGTTATTGGTGGCTTTTATACAAATAGCTTAGCAATAACTTCATATTTAATCTATGATTTAGGAGCTTCTACAGATGAATTTTTAATAGAATACTCCAGTTTAAAGAAATAGAGGTAGTTCATGATTTCCATTTATGGACAAAGGGTGTAAAATGTAATGTGGTTACAATACATTTAATTGTAATAAATAAATTGTCTTTCAGTGATTTAGGGTTCTTAAAAAAAAGGAACAGAAAAATAGTACATGATGATTTTCATTTAGAAGATGTAACATTAGATTTTTCGACTTATAAAGAAGATTGTGGGTATATAGATTGTGTGTGAGCAACATAAATTGTAAATTTGAAAGAACTTTAAATACAAAAAATGAGCAATCAACAATTAGATATTAAATTTCCAAAAGGAGGAATCTTTTTTATCATATTAGCAGTAGCAGTAATTATTTTATTTTCGAAATCTACAGTAACTATAAAATCGGGTCAAGCGGGTGTTTTATATAAAACTTTTGACGGTGGAGTTGTAACAGACGAAGCAGCTTTAGGTGAAGGTTTTCAAATTGTTGCACCATGGAATAAAGTTTTCATTTATGAAGTAAGACAGCAAGAACTTTTTGAAAAAATGCAAGTATTATCTTCAAACGGTTTAGAAATTCAATTAGAAGCTTCTGCATGGTTTCAACCACACTCAGAAAAAATAGGTTCTTTACACCAAGAAAAAGGAGAAAACTATATTTCTAGAGTTATACAACCAGCAATTAGATCTGCTGCAAGAAGTGTTGTTGGGCGTTATACTCCAGAACAATTATATTCTAGTAAGAGAGATGTAATACAAACTGAAATATTTGTAGAAACAAAAAAGATTTTAGACAAGCAGTACATTCAGTTAAATGAAATATTGGTTAGAGATGTTACTTTACCATCAACTATTAAAACTGCAATTGAGCGTAAGTTAAAGCAAGAGCAAGAATCTTTAGAATATGAGTTTAGATTAGTTACGGCAAAAAAAGAAGCTGAAAAACAAATTATCGAAGCACAAGGTAAAGCAGATGCAAATAGGATTTTAAGTGCTTCTATTACTGATAAAATTTTACAAGATAAAGGAATCGAAGCAACTATTAAGTTGTCTGAATCTCCTAATAGTAAAGTAATTGTTATTGGTTCTGGTAAATCTGGAATGCCAATTATTTTAGGAAATCAATAAAAAGCATACTTTTATAAATTTTAAAATCCAGCTTTAAGCTGGGTTTTTTATTTTCTAGGGTGAAATGTTTCTACAACTTCTTTTAAGTAGCTTTTGTCTAGATGCACATAAACTTCTGTTGTAGTAATACTTTCATGCCCTAACATTTGTTGTATTGCTCTTAAATCTGCACCATTTTTTAGTAAATGAGTTGCAAAAGAATGACGTAATGTATGAGGACTTATTTTCTTGTTTAAGTCTATTTTGATAGCCAATTCTTTTAAAATGATAAAAATCATTTGCCTTGTAAGTGCATTTCCACGTCTGTTTAAAAAGACGGTATCTTCAAATCCTTTTTTAGGATTTAAGTGCGTTCTAATGTTTTTTATATAGGTTAAAATATATTTTTGTGCATTATAATGTATAGGAACAAAACGTTGCTTATTTCCTTTACCAATAACACGTATAAAACCTTCTTCAAAAAATAAATCAGAAATTTTTAAGGTAATCAGTTCGCTTACACGCAAACCACAACTATACATAGTTTCTAAAATAGTTCTGTTTCTTTCTCCTTGTGAATGACTTAAATCTATAGATGAAATCAGTTCGTTTATTTCATCTTCAGACAATGTATCTGGTAATTTTCTTCCAATTTTTGGAGCTTCAATTAAATCTGTAGGATTTGTCTTTCTGTAATCTTCGAAAATTAAATAATCAAAAAAACTACGTAACCCAGAAATAATTCTTGCTTGACTTCTTGGATTTACTTCTTTAGCAATCTTATATATAAATTGTTGAATTATAGTTTCATTAATAGAAATAGGAGCGATGTCGATTTCATTTTGCTCAAGAAAAAAAGTAAGTTTTTTTAAATCTCTAGAATAGCTTTCTAGGGTATTTTGCGATAAACCTCTTTCAATTTTTAAGAATAATTGATAATCTCTAATTGCATTTTGCCATTTCATGTTATAAAGATAATAAACTAAACAGTCAAAGTTAGTATATCTGTTTATAAAGAATTATAAGAGACTAGATGAAAGGTTCTTTTAATATGAATCTATGTATGCATTTTCCCTACATTTTCCCTACATTTTCCCTACATTTGATTATATAAATTAATTAAAATATAATTATGAAAAAAGTATTACTTATTGCTGTATTGGCATTATTGGGTTTGGGAAATGTAAATGCTCAAGATGCTAAGTTTGGAGCCATTGCAGGTTATCACAATTTAAGCCAGAAACTAAGTGCAGAGGGGGCTTCAGTTTCTATGGATATCAATGGTTTTTATATTGGTGTTTCAGGGGAATTTAAACTGTCTGAAACTTTAAACTTGCAAACTGAATTACAATATGCAAGTGCATCTCAAGATGATGAATCTATTGATTTAATCGTTTTCCCAATATTGGCAAAATACTATGTTTCAGAAGAATTTAGTTTACAAGCTGGACCTCAATTAGATTTTATCGTGTCAGACTCTGAGGGGGCTAATGTTTTTGGTTTAGGCTTAGCTGTTGGAGCAGGATATGATATTAGTAAAAATTTTTATATTAGCAGTAGATATGCATTTGGTTTAACAAACAGAATTGAAGATGCGCCGTCTGATTATTCATTAAAAACTAACACTTTTCAAGTAGGATTAGGCTATAAGTTCTAATTTATAAACTTTAAAGAATATAAAAACGGAAGCATTTTTGCTTCCGTTTTTTATTTGTCTTATTTTAGCTATATGAAACTAATTATTATAAACGGTCCCAATTTAAATTTATTAGGAAAAAGAGAACCAGAAATTTACGGTTCTAAAACTTTTGAAGATTTTTTTAGTGAAATTCAGCTTAAATTTAAAGAAGTGGAATTATCTTATTTTCAATCTAATATAGAAGGTGAAATTATTGATAAATTACATGAAGTTGGTTTTGATTATGATGGCATTATTCTAAATGCAGCTGCTTATACACATACTTCTGTTGGTATTGGTGATGCTGTAAAAGGAATCACAACACCTGTTGTAGAATTACATATTTCAAATGTGCACGCTAGAGAAGAATTTAGGCATCATAGTTTTATTGCTCCTGCAGCAAAAGGTGTTTTATTTGGCTTTGGTTTGAAAGGATATGAATTAGCAATTCAGAGTTTTCTTTAATAATGATAAATATTTGTCTTATTTTTAGCAAAAAAATAAATAAATATGAAAAAGATATTAATCATTACTTTTATGTTGATTTTTGTGTTAACAAAAGTTACTGCTCAAGAAAGTAAGTTGAATTTAGGAGGTGGTTTAGGACTAACTTCAGTTGATGCAATTGGTGGTCTAGCTTTATCCATAGAAAGTAACTACTTATTTAAAATTTCAGAAAAATTTAAATTAGGACCCTCTATTTCATTACTTCATTATTTTGGTGGTCTTGATAATTTAATAGATGAAACAAATAATACGTCTACTTTTTTACCAGCTGCAATGGCATTTCGTTATGAATTAACAAAAAAATCTATTTTAGGATTTGATTTTGGCTATTCTATTGGAATTGGTGATACTGAAGGAGCGTCTTATTTTAGGCCAATGTATGGTTATAATATAAGTGAGAGGGCTGTGTTACAATTAACTTATAGTATAATGGGACAAGAAAATGGAGATTTAGTTTCTAATTTATCACTTGGAGTAATGTTCAAAATGTAAATTTTATAAAATCGAAACTTTTAATTAGCTTAATTTTAAAAGCATTTTAATATCAGAACGCTCATAATGAGATTCTTTTTCTAATTCAATTTCTTTAAAACCTGTTTTTTTATATAAGTTAATAGCAGGCACTAATGATCTGTGAGAGTATATTGTGATACTTTTCCATTTTTTATTTCTTGCAAAATCGATACAGAAATTCATTAGTTTTAAACCTATTTTTAAACCTTGATATTTTGGTGAAACGGCCATTTTACTCAGTTCAAAAAATATTTTTTGGTTGATCAGTGAAACAACGCCAACAATTTCATTGTTATATTTTGCAAAGAAAATGAAGCCTCCAGAATCAATTACATATTTCTGCGGATTGCTTAAAACCTTTTCATCATAAGGTTCTACATAAAAATATTTTTCTAACCATTCAACATTTAAATTGTAAAAGTCTTTAGCAAACTTAGGTTGATACGCTATAATTTCTAAATTTTCTATTTCCATAATAAGTAAGTTGCATTAAGGATTGAAACCATTCGAATAACTGATGATATTCTTAACCTTTTTATAGTCTTTTTAAACAAGCGTCATTGCTAGGAACGAAGCAATCTGTTTCTTAATTATGAGATTGCTAAGTTTACAAAAAAGTAAACTTAGCAATGACAGTACTTTAAAAATATATAGTGTAAAACGCGATTTTACTAGACTAAAACTTTTTCTGTTTTAGTCTAGTAAAAAATGCCCAAAATAAATTAAATATTAGCATTAATAATTTCCATCATTTCATTTTCTAAAACAATCGTTTTTTGATAAATAGCTTCAGATTTTGCTAAAATATCTTCTGCAAATTCTCTGTCTTTAATGTCTTTTGCATTGATACGTACATTAAAATAAGCGCCAGTAACTGCGGTTTTGGCGCATAAAACACCAACACCACCGTCTGAAAGCGAATTTTGCAATCCATTTTTCATCATTTCTAACATGACTTCAATAGAATTATGAGCAGTTTCCATTACTTTAAAAGGAATTTCTGTTGCGTATTTTGTTGCGTTTTCAATTGCTAATTTTCTAGTTTCAATTTCTTCGTTATTAGATTTTGGCATTCTAAACCCGTCAATAATTTTATTAAACGCATTGGTGTCTTCATCTACTAAAAACAGTAAATCATTTTTATATTTCTGACCTTTTTGTGCCCAATTAGAAAAATATTCCCATTTAGAATCCCAACCTGTTTTATGAGCAGAAAGATTAGCCACCATTGTACCTAGAGAAACGCCTAAAGCACCAACATAAGCAGCGATACTTCCACCTCCTGGAGCCATAGATTCTGATGCTGTTTCTTCTGCAAAATCTTTAACAGTAAAATCGATTAACTTTTTATCAGCTTCAGAATTCATTACATATTCAATGATTCTTTCTTGTGGATTAAATGGCTTTAAATCATCTAAACCTAAAGATTTTATAGCGATTTTTATTTTCTCACTTTCGCTAATACCTAATGAACGTTCTTGTTTTTTTAGATAAAAATCTGCAGCATCTAACATTGCTTGTAAAGGAACTAAACCAACCAATTCTGAACCTGTTACACGTAAACCACGTTTTGTAGCTGCCAAATCAGTTTCATAAAAAGCTTCGTGCATTGATGTGATTGTAATGTTTGTTAAGTTGTAGGAAATTTGTGCAATTCCATATTCTTCAATAAACCAACCAATTCCTTTTACGGCTTTTAATTTTCCTGGAATTCTTTCTGGATCACCGTTTTTATCTACTACTTTTTTACCATTAACTAATTTTGATCTCCCGTTTTCACGGATATCAAAAGCAATTGCGTTTGCACGTCTTGTAGATGTTGAGTTTAGGTTTACATTATAAGCGATTAAAAAATCGCGTGCAGAAACTGCTGTAACGCCAGATTTTAAAACCTGATTATTATATTCTGTTGGGCCAAAATCTGGTTTCCAATTAGAGTTTGATAGTTTTTCTTTTAATCCTTCATATTCGCCTGAACGAACGGTAGCTAAGTTTTTTCTTTCAGCAGAAGTTGCAGCATTTTCATAGAAATAACCAGAAATACCTAATTCTTCTC is part of the Polaribacter sp. SA4-10 genome and harbors:
- a CDS encoding class I SAM-dependent methyltransferase, encoding MSKTREEINQTEKDYWNEGKLQRSKIKKLRRHAFFYSYKREKKILNKLLEDFNDKNVLEIGSYVWAAWFNENIKPKSLSCINISEVELENGKKNAATKPFPVKHHIMDANNLTFEDETFDIVFGGAILHHLDIEKSIGHIHRVLKPGGKIVFLEPLNMNPLYRIYRKMNPQERTPDEHALVSSDFKIIRQKFSFNHYFFDFFSVVFGFISLKIFGDKNYDNWINKLGYNLDVFFSKIPFFHSLFARVIIYGSKK
- a CDS encoding VWA domain-containing protein; translation: MQITTILYIIIALLLSISVAFFQYFYSVKSKTRINTLLFVLKTFSLFLLLLLLINPTIKNTELKNSIPVLAVLVDNSKSIPFFKEEKNVENFIEALNNNKSLNEKFLINEFTFGSSLRVLDSVSFNESETNISEAILAVNELNKDKIAPIILITDGNQTIGNDYEFINSKQPIYPLVVGDTIKYRDLRISQLNVNKYSYIKNKFPVEVLLNYDGKEKVNTTFSIYKNGKSIFTQKVQFSSSEKSKTITANLTSTKEGLQYYTASVRKIADEKNTKNNTKNFSVEVINEQTKVLILTSVLHPDIGTLTKSIESNKQRSVDVFLIDKFKGNLINYQLVILNQPTAKFISILNDLKKANSNYFIVSGVNTDWKFINKQQLGFTKKAINETESYGAIFNDSFLIYQQKNIGFDQFPPLKDKFGEVVLSKEHQKLLAQNINGVETEQPLLATFEQNNKKWAVLFGEGIWKWRSASFLSNNSFQDFDEFIGNLVQYLASDKKRNRLEVNSESLYSANSTINLSAFYTDKNYKFDARASLEITITNSETREITKLPFSLVNTSYQIEIENLISGDYTYKVAVIGQDINKYGKFKITTYQIEEQFTNANSEKLEKLAKNSGGILFYKNQIDDLSKELLENTAFYTTQKSTIKEQNLIDWKWILFIVIGLFTAEWFIRKYYGKI
- the efp gene encoding elongation factor P, which gives rise to MATTSDIRNGLCIKYNNDIYKVIEFLHVKPGKGPAFVRTKLKSVTNGKVIDNTFPAGRKIEDVRVETHKFQYLYNDGDTFHFMNEQDYTQIQLQKTALDSPELMKEGEVVTIIINAEDDMPLSVDLPASVVLLVTHTEPGVKGNTATNATKPATVESGATVNVPLFINEGDKIKVETTKGTYQERIKE
- the sucD gene encoding succinate--CoA ligase subunit alpha, which encodes MSVLVNKDSKIIVQGFTGSEGTFHAGQMIDYGTNVVGGVTPGKGGQKHLGKPVFNTVAESVEKVGADTSIIFVPPAFAADAIMESADAGIKVIICITEGIPTADMVKVKAYIDGKECRLVGPNCPGVITPDEAKVGIMPGFIFKKGNVGIVSKSGTLTYEAADQVVKQGFGITTAIGIGGDPIIGTTTKEAVELLMNDPETEAIVMIGEIGGNLEAEAAKWIKADGNRKPVVGFIAGQTAPAGRTMGHAGAIVGGEDDTAQAKMKILADNGIHVVSSPAKIGEMVAKVLKK
- a CDS encoding prohibitin family protein — encoded protein: MSNQQLDIKFPKGGIFFIILAVAVIILFSKSTVTIKSGQAGVLYKTFDGGVVTDEAALGEGFQIVAPWNKVFIYEVRQQELFEKMQVLSSNGLEIQLEASAWFQPHSEKIGSLHQEKGENYISRVIQPAIRSAARSVVGRYTPEQLYSSKRDVIQTEIFVETKKILDKQYIQLNEILVRDVTLPSTIKTAIERKLKQEQESLEYEFRLVTAKKEAEKQIIEAQGKADANRILSASITDKILQDKGIEATIKLSESPNSKVIVIGSGKSGMPIILGNQ
- a CDS encoding UDP-3-O-(3-hydroxymyristoyl)glucosamine N-acyltransferase encodes the protein MKFKNPQTLQQIALLLEVDFIGKTDFEILGINEIHVVEKGDIVFVDHPKYYDKALNSAATTILINKKVDCPVGKSLLISEDPFRDFNKITKHFNPFIASKVSISESAIIGEGTIIQPNVFIGNNVIIGKHCVIHPNVAIYDHSIIGNNVTIHANTVLGADAFYYKNRPEGFDKLISGGRVVLEDNVDLGASCTIDKGVTGDTTIGEGTKIDNQVHVGHDTIIGKKCLIASQTGIAGCVIIEDEVTIWGQVGTNSGITIGKGAIILGQTGVTKSVAGGKSYFGTPISESRVKLKELAEIKQMIKERKNS
- a CDS encoding acyl-CoA thioesterase, which produces MNFHTRKWVKPQDLNPNGTLFGGRLLEWIDEELGIYAIIQLEIPRTVTKYMSEIDFVSSAKQGDIVEIGIKVLAFGNSSITLKCSVRNKLTHKTIIVIDKIVMVSLDENGSPKSHGKTKIEYVKDRLGDK
- the fabG gene encoding 3-oxoacyl-[acyl-carrier-protein] reductase is translated as MKLLDNKTAIITGATRGIGREIAIEFAKQGAHVAFTYSSSVDAANALEEELKALGVSAKGYQSNAANFDAAQALAKNVLEEFGSIDILVNNAGITKDNLLMRISEDDFDKVIEVNLKSVFNLTKAVIRPMMKQRNGAIINMSSVVGLKGNAGQSNYAASKAGIVGFSKSVALELGSRNIRSNVVAPGFIETEMTAKLDEATVQGWRDGIPLKRGGQPIDIANACVFLASDMSSYITGQTLSVDGGMLT
- the xerD gene encoding site-specific tyrosine recombinase XerD; translated protein: MKWQNAIRDYQLFLKIERGLSQNTLESYSRDLKKLTFFLEQNEIDIAPISINETIIQQFIYKIAKEVNPRSQARIISGLRSFFDYLIFEDYRKTNPTDLIEAPKIGRKLPDTLSEDEINELISSIDLSHSQGERNRTILETMYSCGLRVSELITLKISDLFFEEGFIRVIGKGNKQRFVPIHYNAQKYILTYIKNIRTHLNPKKGFEDTVFLNRRGNALTRQMIFIILKELAIKIDLNKKISPHTLRHSFATHLLKNGADLRAIQQMLGHESITTTEVYVHLDKSYLKEVVETFHPRK